The bacterium DNA segment CATTGATTTTGTGCCAAGTATGTTTGAAGGTAAGCCGGAAAATGCTTTCATATCCTTAATAATGGTCGCCAAGCCCTACAGAAACAAAGGTCTGGGAAGAAAAGCAACAGAAGTTGTTATAAGTAAGATAAAAGAAGACCCGCAAGTTAGGGTTGTTTTATCTGCGGTGCAGACAAATAACGAACGAGCCATCAAGTATTGGGAAAGCCTTGGTTTCGACATTATTGGCGGTCCTGAGCTGAGGCCGGACAAGACAGTTGTTTATCAGCTAAGTAAGAATTTGTGACAAGTTAACAAAGTATGTTTTTACAAAACATAAATTACGACACCCTATATCTCAAAGGCTTCCGTCCCTATCTCTGGATCATAGGACTGGGGTTTCTCCTCTATTTTCAGGCCCTGGGCCTGGGCTATGTTTCCCTGGATGACGAACACCTGATCGTCCAGAATTACCCCCACATCTCAAATCTTGCCAACCTGCCCCAGGCCTTTCTCAAAGACGTCTACTGGCGCAACCCCGGAACCTACTACCGTCCGCTGTTAAACGTGTCCCTGATGCTGGACGCAGCTTTAGGCGGCCAGAAACCGTTTGTCTTTCACTTCACCAACATCTTGCTGCACCTGGCCTGCGGCCTGCTTATATTCCGGTTCTTCCAGAAACTTGGGTTTGGCCGGTTGCGGTCTTTTGCTGTCTCGTTATTCTACCTAGCCCACCCGGCGCTGGTCCAGGCTTCGGCCTGGATCCCCGGCCGCAACGATACCCTGCTGACCCTGCTGACCCTGGCCGGGTTCATATTCCTGATCCGCTATCTTGAGAAACAAAATATTGGCGACCTGCTAGGTCACTTCCTTTTCTTCGCTCTGGCCTGCCTGACCAAAGAAGCGGCTGTGGTCTTCCCCCTGGCCGGGCTGTTATATGTCTGGGCAGTTTCAAAAGAAATCCCGTCGTTTAAAAAGCTTTTACCCTTGATCTCGGGCTGGGTCATTATTCTGGCCGGGTGGTACGGACTGAGATGGCAGGCGATCTCTCCGGCGGTCAACGCCCACGAAAGACAGTTCGCAAACTTTAAGGAAATACTGACAGGTTTGGTCTCCTATACCGGTAAAGTCTTTTTCCCCTTCAACCTCTCAGTCCTGCCGCTTTCCGGAGACGTCAAGCTATTCTGGGGCCTGATGGCAATAGCGCTGGTGCTGGCCTTGGGGCTGGTCAAAGGGATTCACAATCGTAAAATGTTCCTCTTTGGTTTAAGCTGGTACCTGCTGTTCCTGCTGCCCACCTTCGTCAAACTGGCCGGGCAGATAAATTATCTGGAACACCGGCTCTACCTGCCGCTGGTCGGCCTGGTGATAATGCTGCTGGAAACGAACGTCGTCCGAAAAATTGCCCTGAAGCCGGCGCTGATGGCCGGATTGCCCATCCTGGTTGTCTTCGGGGTGCTGGCGACAAGGCACATTGCCGACTTTAAAACCGACCAGACATTCTGGGGCAACGCCGCCCGAACCTCGCCCAACTCCGGCCTGGCCCACCAAATGATGGGAAGGGCCTGGGTGCGGGACCTGCAGCCAGCCAAGGCCGAGCAGGAATTCATCAAGGCCGCACAGCTGGATCCCCAAGGGCCGTCGATCCCCAACGACCTGGCCCTGCTGTATCTGGAATATGGCAAGGTCCAACAGGCGGGGGAGCAGTTCCAGAAAGTGCTGAAGCTTGACCCGAATTACGCCAATGTCCGCAACAACCTGGCGTTGGTATATTTCAACCTGGGGATGCTGGACTCTTCGCGCCATCAGCTTCAGGAGGCCATCAGACTTGATCCTTCAAAACCACAGCCTTACGACAATCTGGGTGTGCTTTTAATGCAGGCAGGCAAACTGGATTCGGCCGAATATTATCTGAGCAGGTCTTTATCCCTGAACCCCGCTGACTCGGCGGCCCGGCAGCATTTCCTCCAACTCCAACAATTAAAAGGAAGCAGGTAACATGTCCGGTAAGAATGCGGCAGCGGCCGGAAAAATATTTCGCTATATGACAGCTTCCTGGCGGCCCTATGCCCTGCTGGCTCTGGTGGTAGCGGGTCTTTATGCCCAGACCCTGGGCTTTGATTTTTCCGGCCACGACGATTACCAGCTCATCGTTGAAAAGGCCGGAATGCTTTCCGATCCGGCCAACATCCTGAGGGCTTTCGAGACCGACGTGGTTTGGGGTCACCAGGAGATATATTACCGCCCGGTGCTGACGCTTTCCTTTATGGCCGACGCCATCTGGGGCGGGATGAAGCCCTTTGCCTTTCATCTGGGCAACCTGCTGCTGCACCTGCTGGCGGTGCTTTTGCTGTTCCGGTTCCTGTCGCGGCTGGGAATACCTCCCGGGCGGAGCCTGGTGGCCTCGCTGTTCTTTGCCGTGCACCCGCTGCTGGCCCAGGGGGTGGGCTGGATCCCCGGCCGGAACGACCCGCTCTTGACGGTATTGGTTCTGGGCTCGTTCCTGGCTTTCATTGAATACGTTCAAAAAGGACGGAATTGGGTTTTGGGCGCCCATTTAATGCTCTTCCTCCTGGCCCTGCTTAGCAAAGAGACTGCGGTCTTTCTGCCGGTCATGGCCTTTGGCTACTGGCTGTTTTCAAGG contains these protein-coding regions:
- a CDS encoding GNAT family N-acetyltransferase, whose protein sequence is MDMVKADIDHSKKENGLFCGIFDLKETMVGIIDFVPSMFEGKPENAFISLIMVAKPYRNKGLGRKATEVVISKIKEDPQVRVVLSAVQTNNERAIKYWESLGFDIIGGPELRPDKTVVYQLSKNL
- a CDS encoding tetratricopeptide repeat protein, with the translated sequence MFLQNINYDTLYLKGFRPYLWIIGLGFLLYFQALGLGYVSLDDEHLIVQNYPHISNLANLPQAFLKDVYWRNPGTYYRPLLNVSLMLDAALGGQKPFVFHFTNILLHLACGLLIFRFFQKLGFGRLRSFAVSLFYLAHPALVQASAWIPGRNDTLLTLLTLAGFIFLIRYLEKQNIGDLLGHFLFFALACLTKEAAVVFPLAGLLYVWAVSKEIPSFKKLLPLISGWVIILAGWYGLRWQAISPAVNAHERQFANFKEILTGLVSYTGKVFFPFNLSVLPLSGDVKLFWGLMAIALVLALGLVKGIHNRKMFLFGLSWYLLFLLPTFVKLAGQINYLEHRLYLPLVGLVIMLLETNVVRKIALKPALMAGLPILVVFGVLATRHIADFKTDQTFWGNAARTSPNSGLAHQMMGRAWVRDLQPAKAEQEFIKAAQLDPQGPSIPNDLALLYLEYGKVQQAGEQFQKVLKLDPNYANVRNNLALVYFNLGMLDSSRHQLQEAIRLDPSKPQPYDNLGVLLMQAGKLDSAEYYLSRSLSLNPADSAARQHFLQLQQLKGSR